The proteins below are encoded in one region of Micromonospora sp. DSM 45708:
- a CDS encoding amino acid adenylation domain-containing protein, producing MPARALTRAILTAPPSRASALTVVDCSVPPPRATVRCGPPTGGPRSRRRRQNGGSDVLENAFSPALLQLSRDVLDISENRFPADSTESFAALGGTSLRAMRLVARAERELGLRIDLADLLRPGPLTSALRRSGPLERAERRERPVADRRPLLPAQHAMLVHEQQWPGTGYRLLFSLRCPGPARARHLRDCLDALTARHETLRTVFDADTDQPGRRVLRRWRPVLREQGRYTPGGDPVAAAHAHLAELAPGLDPFRRPPAEWLLTELPGDESHVVSLLAHHALLDGWAVGLLLRELAVAYLGGTMPPAGPGVPPDVLLGCPALPDGLLRHRADQLAGAPQVVELPGRPGATHRPGRPGSRLTFTLGPGATAACDDLARDAGVTRPAVLLAAWALVTARRCGVDDLLVGVPAAGRPTAELGEMVGLATRVVPVRCRWDDEAPASALSPAVADALADAVAAAELPFEALVSELGAAGAIDRNPLVQIGFAAHDELIPTALPGPDGTATVHEGHDGGSVFDAMLYLQAWGERPRFALEHRLAALSPAGAAELAEAFEATLVALARARDLPLRTVRGMSERQRARLDDWGRGPDADPGTGLWQAFSEQARRRPGAVAVRGPEGSTTYAELLDLAERLSADLAEAGVTAGSTVVVAAPASTTEVVAVLATLRLGAAYVGVDADAPDERVAAQLARCRPAAVVGDPRIARLAPGVGTALTGRPGPAGATPPGAAPADPQRVAYLAFTSGSTGEPKAARITHAAVLRLVHDRHVFPHEPGDGFLRLAPLAFDASTMELFVPLLTGGRVEIFPGPVPHPGELARFLAERDVATAWLTAGLFRVLADYDPAAFGGLRQLLAGGDVVPAGQVAAVLRACPGLRVTNGYGPTENTVFTTVHHVDDPCELEDDVPIGRPVRGTGVVVVDEDGELLPPGAVGELCAVGTGLAVDYLDDPQRTGEAFRRLGDGTRAYRTGDLVRWDEQGRLRFLGRRDRQIKLDGHRVEQDEVAHRLSAHPRVTDVAVVVAGDAENGRFLVAALVAPPEAGLVEEVRALASRSLPAYAVPKRWVVLDALPLTANGKVDTRSILRRVEEGPIPAAPAPPRTPAADLEALIAEVWATVLGDDDFDFDESFFEVGGDSLQLAKVHRLLRDRLPDRSIVLLDLYRHPTVDALAGWLRGAGPATAGVTR from the coding sequence ATGCCTGCACGCGCATTGACGCGAGCGATTCTAACAGCACCACCGTCACGGGCCTCGGCACTGACCGTCGTGGATTGCTCGGTGCCACCGCCGCGTGCTACGGTCCGCTGCGGGCCTCCCACGGGAGGGCCGCGCTCGCGCAGGCGTCGTCAAAACGGGGGTTCTGACGTCTTGGAAAATGCATTTTCCCCTGCCCTCCTTCAGCTCTCCCGCGACGTTCTCGACATTTCCGAGAATCGGTTTCCCGCTGATTCCACGGAATCCTTCGCCGCATTGGGCGGCACGTCGCTGCGGGCGATGCGGCTGGTCGCCCGGGCCGAGCGTGAGCTCGGTCTGCGGATCGACCTCGCCGACCTGTTGCGTCCCGGGCCGCTCACCTCGGCGCTGCGCCGGAGCGGGCCGCTGGAGCGTGCTGAGCGCCGGGAGCGCCCGGTGGCGGACCGGCGTCCCCTCCTGCCGGCGCAGCACGCGATGCTGGTGCACGAGCAGCAGTGGCCGGGCACCGGTTACCGCCTGCTGTTCAGCCTCCGCTGTCCGGGGCCTGCCCGCGCCCGGCACCTGCGCGACTGCCTGGACGCGTTGACCGCCCGACACGAGACCCTGCGCACCGTGTTCGACGCCGACACCGACCAACCCGGGCGCCGCGTCCTGCGCCGGTGGCGTCCGGTGCTGCGGGAGCAGGGGCGCTACACCCCCGGCGGCGACCCGGTCGCCGCCGCCCACGCCCACCTCGCCGAGCTGGCGCCCGGACTGGACCCGTTCCGCCGGCCACCCGCCGAGTGGCTGCTGACCGAGCTGCCCGGGGACGAGAGCCACGTCGTCTCGCTGCTGGCCCACCACGCCCTGCTCGACGGCTGGGCGGTCGGGCTGCTCCTGCGGGAACTGGCCGTGGCGTACCTCGGCGGCACCATGCCGCCGGCCGGGCCGGGCGTCCCCCCGGACGTCCTGCTCGGGTGCCCCGCGCTCCCGGACGGGCTGCTCAGGCACCGTGCCGACCAGTTGGCCGGGGCGCCGCAGGTGGTGGAGCTGCCCGGCCGGCCCGGCGCCACCCACCGGCCGGGGCGTCCGGGCTCGCGGTTGACCTTCACGCTCGGGCCCGGGGCCACCGCCGCGTGCGACGACCTGGCGCGCGACGCCGGTGTGACCCGTCCCGCGGTGCTGCTGGCCGCGTGGGCGCTGGTGACGGCCCGCCGGTGCGGGGTCGACGACCTGCTCGTCGGGGTGCCGGCCGCCGGGCGCCCGACCGCCGAGCTGGGCGAGATGGTCGGGCTCGCGACCCGCGTCGTGCCGGTGCGCTGCCGGTGGGACGACGAGGCGCCCGCGAGTGCGCTGAGCCCCGCCGTGGCCGACGCCCTCGCCGACGCGGTCGCCGCCGCCGAGCTGCCGTTCGAGGCGCTCGTGTCGGAGCTGGGCGCCGCCGGGGCGATCGACCGTAACCCGCTGGTCCAGATCGGGTTCGCCGCCCACGACGAGCTGATCCCCACCGCGCTGCCGGGACCGGACGGGACGGCGACCGTCCACGAGGGCCACGACGGGGGCTCGGTCTTCGACGCGATGCTCTACCTCCAGGCGTGGGGGGAGCGCCCCCGCTTCGCGCTGGAGCACCGGCTGGCGGCGCTCTCCCCGGCCGGCGCGGCGGAGCTGGCCGAGGCGTTCGAGGCGACCCTGGTGGCGCTGGCGCGCGCCCGTGACCTGCCGCTACGGACGGTCCGGGGGATGTCCGAGCGGCAGCGGGCCCGGCTCGACGACTGGGGCCGTGGACCGGACGCCGACCCGGGGACCGGGTTGTGGCAGGCGTTCTCGGAACAGGCCCGCCGGCGGCCCGGGGCGGTCGCCGTGCGCGGCCCCGAGGGCAGCACCACGTACGCCGAACTGCTCGACCTCGCCGAGCGGCTCTCGGCCGACCTCGCGGAGGCCGGGGTGACGGCCGGTTCGACGGTGGTGGTGGCGGCTCCGGCCTCCACCACCGAGGTGGTGGCCGTGCTGGCGACGCTGCGGCTGGGGGCGGCGTACGTCGGCGTCGACGCCGATGCCCCGGACGAACGGGTGGCGGCGCAGCTCGCCCGGTGCCGCCCGGCCGCCGTCGTGGGTGACCCGCGGATCGCCCGACTCGCCCCGGGGGTCGGCACGGCTCTCACCGGGCGACCCGGGCCCGCCGGCGCCACCCCGCCCGGCGCCGCGCCGGCCGATCCGCAGCGGGTCGCCTACCTGGCGTTCACCTCCGGGTCCACGGGCGAGCCCAAGGCTGCTCGGATCACCCACGCCGCGGTGCTGCGGCTCGTGCACGACCGCCACGTGTTCCCGCACGAGCCGGGTGACGGGTTCCTGCGGCTCGCGCCGCTGGCCTTCGACGCGTCCACGATGGAGCTGTTCGTCCCGCTGCTCACCGGCGGTCGGGTCGAGATCTTTCCGGGTCCGGTTCCCCACCCCGGCGAACTGGCCCGCTTCCTCGCCGAGCGTGACGTCGCCACCGCCTGGCTCACCGCCGGCCTGTTCCGGGTGCTCGCCGACTACGACCCGGCGGCGTTCGGCGGGCTCCGGCAGCTGCTCGCCGGTGGCGACGTGGTCCCGGCCGGTCAGGTCGCGGCCGTGCTGCGGGCCTGCCCGGGTCTGCGGGTCACCAACGGTTACGGCCCCACCGAGAACACCGTCTTCACCACCGTGCACCACGTCGACGACCCGTGCGAGCTGGAGGACGACGTCCCGATCGGTCGGCCCGTCCGTGGCACCGGCGTCGTGGTCGTCGACGAGGACGGCGAGCTGCTGCCGCCCGGCGCGGTGGGCGAGCTGTGCGCCGTCGGCACCGGCCTGGCGGTGGACTATCTCGACGATCCGCAGCGGACCGGGGAGGCGTTCCGGCGGCTCGGCGACGGCACCCGCGCCTACCGGACCGGCGATCTGGTGCGCTGGGACGAGCAGGGGCGACTGCGTTTCCTGGGCCGCCGCGACCGGCAGATCAAACTGGACGGACACCGGGTCGAGCAGGACGAGGTGGCCCACCGGCTGTCGGCGCACCCGCGGGTGACCGACGTGGCCGTCGTGGTCGCCGGTGACGCCGAGAACGGCCGCTTCCTGGTGGCGGCGCTGGTCGCCCCGCCGGAGGCCGGCCTCGTCGAGGAGGTGCGCGCGCTGGCGTCGCGGAGCCTCCCGGCGTACGCGGTGCCGAAACGCTGGGTGGTGCTCGACGCCCTTCCCCTCACCGCCAACGGCAAGGTCGACACCCGGAGCATCCTGCGCCGGGTCGAAGAGGGGCCGATTCCGGCGGCCCCGGCACCGCCCCGCACGCCGGCGGCGGATCTCGAAGCGCTGATCGCCGAGGTCTGGGCCACCGTGCTCGGCGACGACGACTTCGACTTCGACGAGTCGTTCTTCGAGGTGGGCGGCGACTCGTTGCAGTTGGCCAAGGTGCACCGACTGCTGCGGGACCGACTGCCCGACCGGTCGATCGTCCTGCTGGACCTCTACCGGCACCCCACCGTGGACGCGCTCGCCGGGTGGCTGCGCGGTGCGGGGCCGGCGACCGCGGGGGTGACCCGATGA
- a CDS encoding type I polyketide synthase gives MSVGREPVAVVGVAGRFPGVTGLDELWDALVDGRELLTRFTPEQLAAAGVTEQERGDADYVPVRGVLDGIEEFDAAFFGLPPREAMITDPQHRLLLECAWEALEYAGHPPSREPGRIGVFVGTGVNTYLANHLLGRPELLAELGALPTIIGNEKDHAATRIAYRLGLRGAAIGVQTACSTSLVAVHLACESLYSGDTDLALAGGATVSTPQQRGYRYEPHGIGAPDGHCRAFSHSAAGTVAGNGAGIVVLRRLSDALADGDPILGLVLGSAVNNDGAAKVGYTAPSVAGQAEVIGMAWARAGLDPTSVDVVEAHGTGTEMGDAIEVAGLGEALGRDGPAGGRLLGSVKPNLGHLDAAAGITGMIKMLLALRHGVVPPTVNHDRPHPDIPFAEAGLRVNTTAEPWPARGGPRRGCVSSFGIGGTNAHVILQEAPPHPVPSRAATEADLVVVSGRTPQAVRAAARRLADHLAKAPGWELADVAHTSRVGRTAWPVRRAIVAADRADLLRQLDTGSEPVVVPRRATLTFAFPGQGSQFPGMAADLHARLPGVRERLDAGLDALPAGSADPVRAALLDPYAAAQSARPSITQPALFLVEYALGAQLLDWGLRPQRMIGHSVGEYAAFCLAGGLRLADALALLVARGRLVERTPPGRMAAVLAGRDRVAALLPPDVQVAADNAPGVTVVSGPPAGVRELTDRCATAGIRVRPVPAAHGFHSGLLDPVLDDFRAAVGAVPHHPVSTTVLCGLTGEPVVEGATRPAEHWVRQLREPVRFREATAELLTTRHPVVLEVGPGRALTALVRAAGGGRVPVAPTMPAEPGSAALPTLLRALATAWTCGVEPDWAAFRLDPAARRVPLPTYPFERVRHWVDISAPAAVAEDGPAAPGTPAVPDEPETPAVAVEREIIAAWRDLLGATDVVPDSDFFALGGESLVAVRMLSRLRQRCGVRVPLRILAQDPTVRGLTRAALDRLPDPGELATQGERQ, from the coding sequence ATGAGCGTCGGACGCGAGCCGGTCGCCGTGGTGGGAGTCGCCGGCCGCTTTCCGGGCGTCACCGGGCTCGACGAACTGTGGGACGCGTTGGTCGACGGTCGGGAGCTGCTCACCCGGTTCACGCCGGAGCAGCTCGCCGCCGCCGGCGTCACCGAGCAGGAGCGGGGCGACGCGGACTACGTGCCCGTGCGCGGCGTGCTCGACGGCATCGAGGAGTTCGACGCCGCCTTCTTCGGTCTCCCACCCCGGGAGGCGATGATCACCGACCCCCAGCACCGGCTGCTGCTGGAGTGCGCGTGGGAGGCTCTCGAGTACGCGGGCCACCCGCCCAGCCGGGAGCCGGGCCGGATCGGCGTCTTCGTGGGCACCGGCGTCAACACCTACCTGGCGAACCATCTGCTCGGGCGGCCGGAGCTGCTCGCCGAGCTGGGCGCGCTCCCGACGATCATCGGCAACGAGAAGGATCACGCCGCGACGCGGATCGCGTACCGTCTCGGGCTGCGCGGTGCGGCGATCGGCGTCCAGACGGCCTGCTCGACCTCGCTCGTCGCGGTGCACCTCGCCTGCGAGAGCCTGTACAGCGGGGACACGGACCTGGCCCTCGCCGGGGGCGCCACGGTCAGCACCCCGCAGCAGCGCGGCTACCGCTACGAACCGCACGGCATCGGCGCGCCGGACGGGCACTGCCGGGCCTTCTCCCACAGCGCCGCCGGGACGGTGGCCGGCAACGGCGCCGGGATCGTCGTGCTGCGACGCCTCTCCGACGCGCTGGCCGACGGCGATCCGATCCTGGGGCTGGTGCTCGGCTCCGCGGTCAACAACGACGGGGCGGCGAAGGTGGGCTACACCGCGCCCTCGGTCGCCGGTCAGGCCGAGGTGATCGGCATGGCCTGGGCCCGGGCCGGCCTCGACCCGACGAGCGTCGACGTGGTGGAGGCACACGGCACGGGCACCGAGATGGGCGACGCCATCGAGGTCGCCGGGCTCGGTGAGGCACTGGGCCGGGACGGGCCGGCGGGCGGACGCCTGCTGGGGTCGGTGAAGCCGAACCTCGGCCACCTCGACGCGGCTGCGGGAATCACCGGGATGATCAAGATGCTGCTCGCCCTGCGCCACGGGGTCGTGCCGCCCACCGTGAACCACGACCGGCCGCATCCCGACATCCCGTTCGCCGAGGCCGGCCTGCGCGTCAACACGACGGCCGAGCCCTGGCCCGCGCGGGGCGGGCCGCGCCGGGGTTGCGTCAGCTCGTTCGGCATCGGCGGCACCAACGCCCACGTGATCCTCCAGGAGGCGCCACCGCACCCGGTCCCGTCGAGGGCGGCGACCGAAGCCGATCTCGTGGTGGTGAGCGGGCGCACCCCGCAGGCGGTACGGGCGGCGGCGCGGCGGCTCGCCGACCACCTGGCGAAGGCGCCCGGATGGGAACTCGCCGACGTCGCGCACACCAGCCGCGTCGGCCGTACCGCCTGGCCGGTCCGACGGGCGATCGTCGCCGCCGACCGCGCCGACCTGCTGCGGCAGCTCGACACCGGGTCGGAGCCCGTCGTCGTGCCCCGCCGGGCGACGCTCACGTTCGCGTTCCCCGGGCAGGGCAGTCAGTTCCCCGGCATGGCCGCCGACCTGCACGCCAGGCTGCCCGGCGTCCGCGAGCGGCTCGACGCGGGCCTGGACGCCCTGCCCGCGGGCAGCGCCGACCCGGTACGCGCCGCGCTCCTGGACCCGTACGCCGCGGCGCAGTCGGCCCGTCCCTCGATCACCCAGCCCGCCCTCTTCCTGGTGGAGTACGCCCTCGGCGCCCAACTCCTCGACTGGGGTCTGCGACCGCAGCGGATGATCGGGCACAGCGTCGGGGAGTACGCCGCATTCTGCCTGGCTGGTGGCCTGCGGCTGGCCGACGCGCTGGCGCTGCTCGTGGCACGCGGACGGCTGGTGGAGCGCACCCCGCCCGGCCGGATGGCCGCCGTGCTGGCCGGGCGGGACCGGGTGGCCGCGCTGCTGCCACCCGACGTGCAGGTGGCCGCCGACAACGCTCCCGGCGTCACCGTGGTCTCCGGCCCGCCGGCCGGGGTACGGGAGCTGACCGACAGGTGCGCCACCGCCGGCATCCGGGTACGCCCGGTGCCGGCCGCGCACGGCTTCCACTCGGGCCTGCTCGACCCGGTCCTCGACGACTTCCGGGCGGCCGTCGGCGCGGTGCCGCACCACCCGGTCTCCACCACCGTCCTCTGTGGCCTGACCGGCGAGCCGGTTGTCGAGGGCGCGACCCGCCCGGCCGAGCATTGGGTGCGGCAGTTGCGCGAGCCGGTACGGTTCCGGGAGGCGACTGCCGAGCTGCTCACCACGCGCCACCCGGTCGTCCTCGAGGTCGGGCCGGGCCGGGCGCTGACCGCGCTGGTCCGGGCGGCCGGCGGCGGGCGCGTCCCGGTGGCGCCCACGATGCCGGCCGAGCCCGGCTCCGCCGCGTTGCCGACGCTGCTGCGGGCTCTCGCGACGGCGTGGACCTGCGGCGTCGAGCCGGACTGGGCCGCGTTCCGGCTCGACCCGGCCGCCCGGCGGGTGCCGCTGCCGACGTACCCCTTCGAACGGGTCCGGCACTGGGTCGACATCTCCGCACCGGCGGCGGTGGCGGAGGACGGGCCGGCGGCCCCCGGGACGCCCGCCGTTCCCGACGAACCCGAGACGCCCGCCGTCGCCGTGGAACGGGAGATCATCGCGGCGTGGCGGGACCTGCTCGGGGCGACCGACGTCGTACCCGATTCCGACTTCTTCGCGTTGGGCGGGGAGTCGCTGGTCGCCGTGCGGATGCTCAGCCGGCTGCGACAGCGGTGCGGTGTTCGGGTACCGCTGCGGATCCTGGCGCAGGACCCTACCGTGCGCGGGCTGACGCGGGCGGCGCTCGACCGCCTGCCGGACCCGGGTGAACTGGCGACACAGGGGGAGAGACAGTGA
- a CDS encoding anthranilate synthase family protein: MSLDFVSPYCLIHSEGKVNYARGETVRSWSLAEVPRPATHPVLTMVPYAQLRERGYVCHDDGEPLISLVPSEFREVELESFADVHADVRVISDPVHTPGDEEFAARIDRVIKEEIQRGEGSNFLISRRCDVTIGDFGPEVAHTIFARLARNEIGAYLTFCFYDGERYFIGSSPERHLTYRRGTVTMNPICGTLPRAALQKRADLIEFLSDRKEVNELFQVVDEELKMMSRICGEGGVVHGPYLKEMSALVHTEYVLEGSATMSPLDAFRESMFAATMVGSPLENAARVIHRHESESRGYYSSALMIRGLEDDGQEWLDSAITIRTMAVDAEGHAVIRSGASVVRDSVPAKECREVRTKAEGLLKAITTAEPPGPFLDRFVDDKVMEVLSSRNRYLSRFWINRQVDDRYAAPALIGRSVLIVDNEDQFTEMLKHILEHLGLKVTMRDYRESGIGLTGYDLVLVGPGPGDPNQLDDPKIAQLHRIVGDLMAAGTPFLAVCLGHQILCRLLGMTVHPVDPPLQGVQETVDLFGRAEPVGFYNTFFADAPAAAPAGVTIAVEPDGRVVALRSEGFTSFQFHVESVLTTNCITILREALLWLLT, encoded by the coding sequence GTGAGTCTTGACTTTGTCAGCCCTTATTGCCTCATTCATTCCGAGGGCAAGGTCAACTACGCCCGCGGCGAGACCGTGCGGTCCTGGTCACTCGCCGAGGTGCCTCGCCCGGCCACGCACCCGGTGCTGACCATGGTGCCCTACGCGCAGCTGCGCGAGCGCGGCTACGTCTGCCACGACGACGGCGAGCCCCTCATCTCGCTGGTGCCCAGCGAGTTCCGTGAGGTCGAGCTCGAGTCGTTCGCCGACGTGCACGCCGACGTCCGGGTGATCTCCGACCCCGTGCACACCCCCGGCGACGAGGAGTTCGCCGCGCGGATCGACCGGGTGATCAAGGAGGAGATCCAGCGCGGCGAGGGGTCCAACTTCCTCATCTCGCGGCGCTGCGACGTGACCATCGGCGACTTCGGGCCCGAGGTCGCGCACACGATCTTCGCCCGGCTCGCCCGCAACGAGATCGGGGCGTACCTGACGTTCTGCTTCTACGACGGGGAGCGCTACTTCATCGGGTCCTCCCCCGAGCGGCACCTGACCTACCGTCGCGGCACGGTCACGATGAACCCGATCTGCGGCACGCTGCCGCGGGCGGCGTTGCAGAAGCGGGCCGACCTCATCGAGTTCCTCTCCGACCGCAAGGAGGTGAACGAGCTCTTCCAGGTCGTCGACGAGGAGCTCAAGATGATGTCGCGGATCTGCGGCGAGGGCGGCGTCGTGCACGGGCCGTACCTGAAGGAGATGAGCGCGCTCGTGCACACCGAGTACGTGCTCGAGGGCAGCGCCACCATGAGTCCGCTCGACGCGTTCCGCGAGTCGATGTTCGCCGCCACCATGGTCGGCAGCCCGCTGGAGAACGCCGCCCGGGTCATCCACCGGCACGAGTCCGAGTCCCGTGGCTACTACTCGTCGGCCCTGATGATCCGCGGCCTCGAGGACGACGGCCAGGAGTGGCTGGACAGCGCCATCACGATCCGGACGATGGCGGTGGACGCCGAGGGCCACGCCGTGATCCGCAGCGGCGCCAGCGTCGTGCGCGACTCCGTGCCCGCGAAGGAGTGCCGTGAGGTCCGCACCAAGGCCGAGGGGCTGCTGAAGGCGATCACCACCGCGGAGCCGCCCGGCCCCTTCCTCGACCGGTTCGTGGACGACAAGGTCATGGAGGTGCTCAGCAGCCGGAACCGTTACCTGTCGCGCTTCTGGATCAACCGGCAGGTCGACGACCGGTACGCCGCCCCGGCCCTCATCGGCCGCTCGGTGCTGATCGTCGACAACGAGGACCAGTTCACCGAGATGCTCAAGCACATCCTCGAGCACCTCGGGCTCAAGGTCACCATGCGCGACTACCGGGAGTCCGGCATCGGCCTGACCGGTTACGACCTGGTGCTGGTCGGGCCCGGGCCCGGCGACCCGAACCAGTTGGACGACCCGAAGATCGCCCAACTGCACCGCATCGTGGGCGACCTGATGGCGGCCGGCACGCCGTTCCTCGCGGTCTGCCTCGGTCACCAGATCCTCTGCCGTCTGCTCGGCATGACCGTGCATCCGGTGGACCCGCCGTTGCAGGGCGTGCAGGAGACGGTCGACCTGTTCGGGCGGGCCGAGCCCGTCGGCTTCTACAACACCTTCTTCGCCGACGCCCCGGCCGCGGCCCCGGCGGGGGTGACCATCGCCGTGGAGCCCGACGGCCGGGTCGTGGCGCTGCGCTCCGAAGGCTTCACCAGCTTCCAGTTCCATGTCGAATCCGTCCTCACCACCAACTGCATCACCATCCTCCGGGAGGCGCTGTTGTGGCTGTTGACCTGA
- a CDS encoding amino acid adenylation domain-containing protein — MTGFLSELVLAQAARTPGSCAVVDERESLTYEELVRQAGVVAGLLTAAGVEPDAVVAVCAERSVRFPVLLLGVLLSGAAYLPLDPGDPAPRLAGMLDDAGVVLVLTEPELKAVAEAVAGSRPVLAVSAGELRAGVPAPPVPLRSDLGLAYVLYTSGSTGRPKAVAVPHRGIVNRLRWMQDEYALTSADSVLQKTPATFDVSVWELFWPLAQGARLVLARPGGQRDPEYLMAVMRRERITVVHFVPSMLESVLDEPGWDGCDALRLVVCSGEALPPAAVRRFRERSRARIDNLYGPTEASIDVTWWPCRPVEDGDSVPIGRPIANVVVRVLDAAGKPVPEGEPGELHLGGDHALARGYLGRPGLTAERFVADPWADGGRLYRTGDLVRRLPGGVLEFLGRLDHQIKLRGQRIEPGEIEETLRRHPAVSGAVVVLRRDEGRAERLVGYVVGPPDGPGERELRNHLAQRLPASMVPARLVRLDAFPLTANGKLDRQALPEPPRRRRRSAHEPDVGGGH, encoded by the coding sequence GTGACGGGGTTCCTGTCCGAGCTGGTGCTGGCGCAGGCTGCCCGGACCCCCGGGTCGTGTGCCGTGGTGGACGAGCGGGAGTCGCTGACGTACGAGGAACTCGTCCGGCAGGCCGGCGTGGTGGCCGGACTGCTCACCGCGGCGGGGGTGGAGCCGGACGCCGTCGTGGCGGTCTGCGCCGAACGGTCGGTCCGCTTCCCGGTGCTGCTGCTCGGGGTGCTGCTCAGCGGTGCCGCGTACCTTCCCCTGGACCCGGGCGATCCCGCGCCCCGACTCGCCGGCATGCTGGACGACGCCGGCGTGGTCCTCGTGCTGACCGAGCCCGAGCTGAAGGCCGTGGCCGAGGCCGTCGCCGGGAGCCGTCCCGTGCTGGCCGTCTCGGCGGGCGAGCTGCGCGCGGGCGTCCCGGCTCCACCGGTGCCGCTCCGCTCGGACCTGGGGCTTGCCTATGTCCTGTACACCTCCGGCTCCACCGGGCGTCCCAAGGCCGTCGCCGTCCCGCACCGCGGCATCGTCAACCGGTTGCGGTGGATGCAGGACGAGTACGCCCTGACCAGCGCCGACTCCGTGCTCCAGAAGACGCCCGCCACGTTCGACGTGTCGGTGTGGGAGCTGTTCTGGCCGCTCGCGCAGGGCGCCCGTCTGGTGCTGGCCCGGCCCGGCGGGCAGCGCGACCCGGAATACCTGATGGCCGTCATGCGGCGGGAGCGGATCACCGTGGTCCACTTCGTGCCGTCCATGCTGGAGTCGGTCCTCGACGAGCCCGGCTGGGACGGGTGCGACGCGTTGCGGCTGGTCGTCTGTAGTGGTGAGGCGCTGCCGCCCGCCGCGGTGCGCCGATTCCGCGAACGGAGCCGGGCGCGGATCGACAACCTGTACGGGCCGACCGAGGCGTCGATCGACGTGACCTGGTGGCCGTGCCGCCCGGTGGAGGACGGTGACTCGGTACCGATCGGCCGGCCGATCGCTAACGTGGTGGTGCGGGTCCTCGACGCGGCCGGGAAGCCGGTGCCCGAGGGCGAGCCGGGGGAGCTCCACCTCGGCGGCGACCACGCCCTGGCGCGGGGATATCTCGGCCGGCCGGGCCTCACCGCGGAGCGGTTCGTGGCGGACCCCTGGGCCGACGGCGGCCGGTTGTACCGGACCGGCGATCTCGTGCGACGGCTGCCCGGCGGGGTGCTGGAGTTCCTCGGCCGGCTCGACCACCAGATCAAACTGCGCGGGCAGCGGATCGAGCCGGGTGAGATCGAGGAGACGCTGCGCCGGCACCCGGCCGTGAGCGGCGCCGTCGTCGTGCTGCGCCGGGACGAGGGACGCGCCGAACGCCTGGTCGGTTATGTGGTGGGGCCGCCGGACGGTCCCGGTGAGCGGGAGCTGCGGAACCACCTCGCCCAGCGGCTGCCCGCGTCGATGGTTCCGGCCCGGTTGGTGCGCCTGGACGCCTTCCCCCTCACCGCGAACGGCAAGCTGGATCGTCAGGCGCTGCCGGAACCACCACGACGCCGGCGTCGGTCAGCGCACGAACCCGATGTGGGCGGTGGCCATTAG